The genomic segment CCTGCTTTCAACTTCACACTCTCAAATCCTACCAGCTGCTTCAACGGATTGCCTTCATTTGTGCTCTTTACCCGCTTCATGAAAAGCAAGACCGAATGCTTGCCCTCCATTTCACCTTGATTTTCAACTCCCACCGAGActgaaaatgattttttttcgCAGAATTCTTGGCTTAGCTCCGAAACTTGGTGGTAGCGAACAGAGTCGGCAGCAGCTACGTGACCGGATGAGGATGAGGACGACAAATTCAAGTAGAGCTTGTTTTGAGTGGAAGACGACAATTTGTAAGAATAGGTAGAGTAACTAAGTCCATAACCGAACTCAAATACTTTGGGGCCTTTGTAGAATCGGTAAGTTCGACCCGGATAACCGGAAGATGGTGCAGCCCTCATCCTCATGTCCGTCATTGGAATTTTTACATAATCTCGTGGATACCAAGTCACTGGCAATCTCCCTCCTACGTTTTAACAACACAAACAACAGTCGAATTTCCATATAGACTCAGTTGACCAATACATATTACGTACTTATAAATGTAAGATTTATCTCACCTGGGTTGTGATCACCAAATATGATTTCGGCAAGAGCAAGTCCTCCGGCTTCGCCCGGATACCCTGCCCACAAGATGCTTCCGATGCGGCGATCATAGTTGGCGAAAGAAACATCGACCGGACCACCAGAAAGAACAACAAGGACAACCGGTTTCTTGGCCGCTTTGGCCACGGTGGAGATGAGCTCCTCTTGTTTACCTGGAAGCGCCAAGTGCTCACGATCATGATCCTCTCTCTCTTGTGACTGATCCAGTCCAACAACCAACACCACATAATCCGCTCCTTTCGCGACCTCCACCGCCTTATTTATATCGACAGAGGTGCAATTCACGGCGTCAGCGCAGCCTGGGTGATAAGCCGTATTCTTGAGGTAGCCACGAAGAGCTTGGAGCAGCGAAATAGATTTGCATGGAGGACCGTAGTAGTTTCCTTGGAGCGTTTTCGGGGAATCGGCGTTGGGGCCAATGACGGTGAGGGAAATGGTGTTTGTTGACTTCTTGGCAAGAGGGAGGAGCTTGGCGGAGTTCTTCAATAAAACTATGCCATTTCGAGCGGCTTCAAGGGCAAGAGCTTGATGGCCTTGGGAACAGACTTGGTTAGGACCAATGTTGCCGTAACGCCATTTGGTGGGGTCACCTTCGAAGAGGCCTAGCCTCATTCTAACGGCAAATAGGTTGTGGAGAGCTCGGTCTACTTGGGAAACGGGAAGTTTTCTCTTCAGAACAGCTGATTTTGTGTGGTTCTGTAAGTAGGAACCGCAGTTCACGTCCATTCCTGTTTCATTcacattattaattaaatcttAAATACCATATTTAGAAGAATTGAAGAttttacatttttatgatttCTTGGTTAATAGTACTCAGCACTGCAATAGTGTTGATATAAATTGTTAATGAAATTGACACCTACTTTAGTAAATACACTA from the Humulus lupulus chromosome X, drHumLupu1.1, whole genome shotgun sequence genome contains:
- the LOC133804466 gene encoding probable beta-D-xylosidase 7 — translated: MGLLSLSPTNYVILLITLFLVLAESTRPPFACDSANPSTKSLPFCQTDLPISRRVQDLVSRLTLDEKISQLVNSAPSIPRLGIPAYEWWSEALHGVANAGPGVKFDGPIHSATSFPQVILTAASFDANLWYRIGQVIGTEARAVYNAGEAKGMTFWAPNINIYRDPRWGRGQETPGEDPLVTGKYAVSYVRGVQGDSFEGGGKLSGGGHLLASACCKHFTAYDLDNWKGINRFVFDAHVTQQDLADTYQPPFQSCIEKAKASGIMCAYNRVNGVPNCADFNLLSKTARAQWGFHGYITSDCDAVSIIYDDQGFAKSPEDAVVDVLKAGMDVNCGSYLQNHTKSAVLKRKLPVSQVDRALHNLFAVRMRLGLFEGDPTKWRYGNIGPNQVCSQGHQALALEAARNGIVLLKNSAKLLPLAKKSTNTISLTVIGPNADSPKTLQGNYYGPPCKSISLLQALRGYLKNTAYHPGCADAVNCTSVDINKAVEVAKGADYVVLVVGLDQSQEREDHDREHLALPGKQEELISTVAKAAKKPVVLVVLSGGPVDVSFANYDRRIGSILWAGYPGEAGGLALAEIIFGDHNPGGRLPVTWYPRDYVKIPMTDMRMRAAPSSGYPGRTYRFYKGPKVFEFGYGLSYSTYSYKLSSSTQNKLYLNLSSSSSSGHVAAADSVRYHQVSELSQEFCEKKSFSVSVGVENQGEMEGKHSVLLFMKRVKSTNEGNPLKQLVGFESVKLKAGETAQVEFRLSPCEHLSSANEDGMMVLEEGSRVLFVGEEEYPIHIIF